The sequence below is a genomic window from Pseudobdellovibrionaceae bacterium.
GTCTCCTGTAATTTTTTGATACATATCAAATAAGTTGCCGTATTTATCGGCAACCGCTTTTTGTCCCGCTCGGTTAATAGCAGATTTAAAATCTAAATAAACGGCTTGGCCTCCTTTTAAAGCAGAACGATGCTCGTCCACTCGAAATTTTGCTTGGCGAGAGGCAACATCTCTAGGCACTAAGTTACCAAAGCTTGGGTAAATTCTTTCTAAATAATAATCCCTTTCTTCTTCTGGAATAGTATGTCCTTGCCGTGTTTCATTGCTGTTTTTAGGAACCCATACTCTTCCGTCGTTGCGTAAAGATTCTGACATTAAAGTTAATTTAGATTGGTGGTCGCCAGAAACAGGAATACAGGTGGGATGAATTTGCGTAAAACAAGGGTTAGCAAAACTCGCTCCCTTTTGGTGACATCGCCAAGCGGCCGTAGCATTGGAGTTTTGTGCATTGGTAGAAAGGTGAAATACATTTCCATACCCACCCGTAGCTAATAAAACGGCATGCCCACTATAAGATTCTACCTCGCCATTAATTAAATTGCGAACCACAATTCCTCGAGCTTGTTCTTTAATAGTTACCAGCTCTAACATTTCTCGGCGTGTAAATAATTCTACATTTTTTAAATCCACCTGCTTCATTAATGCAGAGTAAGCGCCTAATAATAACTGTTGTCCTGTTTGTCCTTTGGCATAAAAAGTTCTAGAAACTTGCGCCCCTCCAAAAGAACGATTGCTTAATGTTCCCCCGTACTCTCTGGCAAATGGAACGCCTTGAGCTACACATTGGTCAATAATAGAATTAGAAACTTGCGCTAGCCGATAAACATTGGCTTCGCGAGCGCGAAAATCTCCTCCTTTAATAGTGTCGTAAAATAAACGATCTACAGAGTCGCCGTCGTTGGGATAATTTTTTGCAGCATTAATTCCGCCTTGTGCCGCAATGGAATGCGCTCTTCTGGGGGAGTCTTGAATGCAAAATATTTTTACCTTGTAGCCCATTTCTGCTAAAGAGGCCGCTGCAGAAGCGCCTGCTAAACCCGTGCCTACTACTAAGATTTCAAACTTTCTTTTATTAGAGGGGTTTACTAGCTTAATATCAAACTTATGCTTTTCCCATTTGTCTTCTAAATTTCCAGAGGGAATATTTGAATTTATTTTCATACCAAGCTCCTAACTTACGAAAATTGAACAAACATAAAAATTACCTGTGCAAAAAAACTAAAGCTAACAAAAACAGAAAAGGTCCAACTTAAAATATTTAACAAAGTTTCGGGATGATAAATGCCAAAA
It includes:
- a CDS encoding fumarate reductase/succinate dehydrogenase flavoprotein subunit, which translates into the protein MKINSNIPSGNLEDKWEKHKFDIKLVNPSNKRKFEILVVGTGLAGASAAASLAEMGYKVKIFCIQDSPRRAHSIAAQGGINAAKNYPNDGDSVDRLFYDTIKGGDFRAREANVYRLAQVSNSIIDQCVAQGVPFAREYGGTLSNRSFGGAQVSRTFYAKGQTGQQLLLGAYSALMKQVDLKNVELFTRREMLELVTIKEQARGIVVRNLINGEVESYSGHAVLLATGGYGNVFHLSTNAQNSNATAAWRCHQKGASFANPCFTQIHPTCIPVSGDHQSKLTLMSESLRNDGRVWVPKNSNETRQGHTIPEEERDYYLERIYPSFGNLVPRDVASRQAKFRVDEHRSALKGGQAVYLDFKSAINRAGQKAVADKYGNLFDMYQKITGDNPYAKPMRIYPASHYTMGGLWVDYNLQSTISGLHVLGEANFSDHGANRLGASALMQGLADGYFVIPYTLGNYLASTSLEEVSVSHPAFKEAENTVKEKTANFLSIKGNKTVEEFHRDLGAVIWENVGMSRNAEGLKKALIEIPKLREEFYNNLKVTGDDKSKNYQLEKAGRVADYLELGELMAKDALQREESCGGHFREEHQTEENEALRNDEDFCHVSAYEYKAEQSLSKNMEWQLHKENLEFTKIKPSTRSYK